From Bacteroidales bacterium, one genomic window encodes:
- a CDS encoding DUF4296 domain-containing protein: protein MWSPAVILCAAALSFCISCKSHVKVLDKNKMAEIAGQLYLADQYAKQNPEFYNQADSVLMYKPIFDKYGCTLEQYRSSLKYYMSDNNSYYKILKKAEEILQAQLNQLGGADLAGSSHYSIMDSVIMRGGAYVAANPNLRAQRWIIAQYENYTCNMLDSFCTDIPQNSEWWQNNLKIKKTKNFVMSLPGFNSGSGSAPAASPAASQVFVPQEDMIDNGNANIPASEVKKGREIKNNFMNGASSNGTVDRTLTTGKKLPENGIHKKKMNKKQLEQIKRESKEEQTDGWIH, encoded by the coding sequence ATGTGGTCTCCGGCGGTTATTCTCTGCGCGGCGGCTCTCTCTTTTTGCATCTCCTGCAAGAGTCATGTTAAGGTTCTGGATAAGAATAAAATGGCTGAGATTGCAGGACAGCTTTATCTTGCCGACCAGTATGCAAAGCAGAATCCGGAATTTTACAATCAGGCAGATAGCGTGCTGATGTACAAGCCAATATTTGATAAGTACGGCTGCACTCTTGAGCAGTACAGAAGCTCCCTCAAATATTATATGAGCGACAATAACTCCTATTACAAAATTCTTAAGAAGGCGGAGGAAATTCTTCAGGCTCAGTTGAATCAGCTTGGCGGCGCAGATTTGGCCGGCAGCTCCCACTACTCCATAATGGACTCGGTAATCATGAGAGGAGGCGCGTATGTTGCTGCTAATCCTAATCTTAGAGCTCAGCGATGGATTATAGCCCAGTATGAAAATTACACCTGCAACATGCTTGATTCTTTCTGCACGGACATTCCGCAGAACAGCGAGTGGTGGCAGAACAATCTAAAAATCAAAAAGACAAAGAACTTTGTAATGAGCTTGCCAGGTTTTAATTCAGGCTCGGGCTCTGCTCCGGCAGCTTCTCCTGCAGCTAGTCAAGTATTTGTACCTCAAGAAGATATGATAGACAACGGAAATGCAAATATCCCTGCATCAGAAGTGAAGAAAGGGAGAGAAATCAAAAATAATTTCATGAACGGAGCCTCATCCAACGGGACCGTTGACAGAACTTTAACCACCGGCAAGAAGCTTCCGGAAAATGGAATTCATAAAAAAAAGATGAACAAAAAGCAGCTGGAGCAAATAAAAAGAGAATCTAAGGAGGAGCAAACAGACGGCTGGATTCACTAA
- a CDS encoding amidohydrolase family protein, which produces MRKIAADLLFTTNTEHKSFAPIKNGCITIGDKGEILEIRQLSNVEVAAAAEKNPKEVADGGIEFYKGIICPGFVNAHCHIELSHLKGAFEEATGMSGFINQINALRNTVDKQGRLNAMKAEFENFYNQGIAGCADISNCDESFELKKNSPVYFRTFVELFGSEPKDAQDVINGGIKLQEEARAMGLDAAVTPHSCYTISPKLLEMAAQEGLKSGYLSYHSQESQEEEDMIMKGTGALEENYKGRNLSTPPVTGKTALHYFIDRLLSFSKSPVHGKINLIHNVVISQKAIDYAREKLVEPFFTICPLSNIFIHRALPPLELMRRNELTICLGTDSLSSNKVLSMVEEIKCVQEHFPEIPLEEILGWACINGATAIGKEEELGSIAVGKRPGVVLIDNIDFKNFKLTTESKSTRLA; this is translated from the coding sequence ATGAGAAAGATAGCGGCAGATTTATTATTCACTACAAACACGGAACACAAGAGTTTTGCCCCAATAAAAAACGGGTGCATAACTATCGGCGACAAAGGAGAAATTTTAGAAATCAGACAGTTAAGTAATGTTGAAGTAGCAGCTGCCGCAGAGAAAAATCCAAAGGAAGTTGCTGACGGAGGGATTGAATTTTATAAAGGCATCATTTGTCCAGGTTTTGTTAATGCTCACTGCCACATAGAGTTATCTCATCTTAAGGGAGCTTTTGAAGAAGCTACGGGAATGAGCGGTTTCATTAATCAGATTAATGCGCTGCGCAATACCGTAGATAAGCAGGGACGTCTTAATGCGATGAAGGCTGAATTTGAAAACTTTTATAATCAAGGGATTGCAGGGTGCGCAGATATCAGCAATTGTGATGAAAGTTTTGAGCTGAAGAAAAATTCGCCTGTATATTTTAGGACTTTTGTTGAGCTGTTTGGCTCAGAACCCAAAGATGCGCAAGATGTTATAAACGGAGGAATCAAACTGCAGGAGGAGGCCCGCGCTATGGGTCTTGACGCAGCGGTTACACCTCATTCTTGCTACACGATTAGTCCTAAGCTTCTGGAAATGGCTGCACAAGAGGGACTTAAAAGCGGATATCTTTCTTATCATTCCCAGGAAAGCCAGGAGGAAGAGGATATGATTATGAAAGGGACCGGAGCGCTTGAGGAGAACTATAAAGGACGCAATCTCTCTACCCCTCCCGTAACGGGGAAAACTGCTCTGCATTATTTTATTGACAGGCTGCTTTCATTTTCAAAGAGTCCGGTGCATGGAAAAATAAACCTTATTCATAACGTTGTAATTAGCCAGAAGGCAATAGATTACGCAAGAGAGAAATTGGTTGAGCCGTTCTTTACTATTTGCCCGCTCTCAAACATTTTCATTCACCGCGCGCTTCCTCCGCTTGAACTTATGCGCAGGAATGAGCTGACAATTTGCCTTGGAACGGACAGTCTGTCAAGCAATAAGGTATTGTCAATGGTGGAAGAAATCAAGTGCGTGCAAGAGCATTTTCCGGAAATTCCGCTGGAGGAAATTCTTGGATGGGCATGCATCAACGGAGCAACCGCCATTGGAAAAGAGGAAGAACTTGGAAGCATCGCCGTTGGAAAGAGACCGGGGGTTGTGCTTATAGATAATATTGATTTTAAGAATTTTAAGCTCACGACGGAGAGCAAATCCACACGTCTTGCTTAA
- a CDS encoding radical SAM protein, with product MATKLYNTIIVGPIHSRRLGSSLGINVLPEFGKFCSFDCIYCECGWNKDNHNDKKLPTKEEVGEALEKRLRELDAAGTKVDSITFSGNGEPTLNPEFPEIVDITLKLRDELYPSAKVSVLTNASQVGRKEVREALMKIDNPILKIDSAIKDYVDFIDRPYAAYSLEKTIENIKLFKGNFILQTMFLRGTVDGKSIDCRNAEHCKRWVELVKELKPREIMMYTLDRDTPAKDLQKVTPAEMAEIAKPLVAAGFKVQIKG from the coding sequence ATGGCAACAAAATTATATAATACTATTATCGTAGGGCCTATACACAGCAGAAGATTAGGCAGTTCCCTTGGCATTAACGTGCTTCCGGAATTTGGAAAGTTCTGCAGCTTTGATTGCATTTACTGTGAATGCGGATGGAACAAGGATAATCACAATGATAAGAAACTCCCTACAAAAGAGGAAGTTGGAGAGGCTTTGGAGAAGAGGCTGAGAGAGCTGGATGCCGCGGGGACAAAGGTTGATTCAATTACTTTTTCAGGCAACGGAGAGCCAACGCTTAATCCGGAGTTTCCGGAAATTGTGGACATCACTCTAAAATTGCGGGATGAGCTTTATCCTTCCGCCAAAGTTTCTGTCCTTACAAATGCCTCACAGGTAGGACGCAAGGAGGTCAGAGAGGCCTTGATGAAAATAGATAATCCGATTCTTAAAATAGATTCTGCAATTAAGGATTATGTAGATTTTATAGACAGGCCTTATGCCGCATATTCATTGGAGAAAACTATCGAGAATATAAAATTGTTTAAAGGCAATTTTATTCTGCAGACAATGTTTTTGCGCGGCACCGTTGACGGCAAGAGCATAGATTGCAGAAATGCGGAGCATTGCAAAAGATGGGTGGAGCTTGTTAAAGAGCTGAAACCCAGAGAGATTATGATGTACACTTTGGACCGCGACACACCCGCAAAAGATTTGCAGAAGGTCACCCCTGCGGAGATGGCGGAGATTGCAAAGCCGCTTGTTGCAGCCGGTTTCAAAGTTCAAATCAAAGGGTAA
- the dtd gene encoding D-aminoacyl-tRNA deacylase, protein MKVVIQRVTRAKVTIDGNVKGEIGKGFMILVGVGEDDGDEDIEWLTKKIVNLRVFDDANGVMNLPITEINGNILLISQFTLMAMTAKGNRPSYIRAAKPEISVPIYEKFISSLSSAMGHEIQTGTFGADMKVELVNDGPVTILIDSKNRI, encoded by the coding sequence ATGAAAGTTGTTATTCAGAGAGTTACACGGGCAAAAGTTACAATTGACGGAAACGTTAAAGGTGAGATTGGAAAAGGTTTTATGATTCTGGTTGGAGTTGGAGAGGATGACGGAGATGAAGATATTGAGTGGCTCACAAAGAAAATTGTAAACCTGCGCGTTTTTGATGATGCCAACGGCGTGATGAATCTTCCGATTACCGAGATTAACGGCAATATCTTGCTAATCAGTCAGTTTACTCTAATGGCAATGACCGCAAAAGGGAACCGTCCATCATACATCCGCGCCGCAAAGCCGGAAATTTCTGTTCCGATTTATGAGAAATTCATCTCTTCTTTAAGCTCCGCGATGGGTCATGAAATTCAGACCGGAACTTTTGGAGCGGATATGAAAGTTGAACTTGTAAATGACGGCCCGGTTACCATCTTGATAGACAGCAAGAACAGAATTTAG
- the deoC gene encoding deoxyribose-phosphate aldolase: protein MENLLEKYQFELTSQTIDTELNEVRGNLQLMMTAENYAKSLGFIDLTSLHSTDTTEKITRLVKKVNYFNAHFPEYPLPASICVYPNFAKTIKDVLSVSGVDITTVAACFPTAQSFLNVKELECKCAVEDGANEIDIVLALNAFMNGNYDYASEEIKGIRETIGNNMLKVILETGALVSIENIATASFLAMEAGADFIKTSTGKMEPAATPMAAIVMCKCIKAYYEKTGRKVGFKAAGGIRTPEDAITYLAITQSILGREWATPKLFRLGASGLANNLLSVLKGETVSYF, encoded by the coding sequence ATGGAGAATCTATTGGAGAAATATCAATTTGAGCTGACCTCACAAACAATTGACACAGAACTGAATGAAGTCCGCGGCAACCTGCAGCTGATGATGACCGCAGAAAACTATGCAAAAAGCCTTGGCTTCATAGACCTGACCTCTTTGCACTCAACTGATACCACTGAAAAAATAACGCGGCTGGTTAAGAAAGTAAATTACTTCAACGCTCACTTCCCTGAGTATCCGCTTCCTGCATCAATCTGTGTTTACCCGAATTTTGCAAAAACAATCAAGGATGTTCTTAGCGTTAGCGGAGTGGATATTACAACAGTTGCGGCATGCTTCCCTACAGCTCAAAGTTTCCTGAATGTAAAAGAGCTGGAGTGCAAATGCGCCGTTGAAGATGGTGCAAATGAGATTGATATAGTGCTGGCTCTCAATGCTTTCATGAATGGGAATTATGACTATGCGTCAGAAGAAATCAAAGGGATAAGAGAAACTATCGGGAACAACATGCTTAAAGTTATCCTGGAAACGGGGGCTTTGGTAAGTATAGAAAATATTGCAACTGCCTCATTTTTAGCAATGGAGGCGGGCGCAGATTTCATAAAGACATCTACCGGAAAAATGGAGCCTGCGGCAACACCAATGGCGGCCATAGTAATGTGCAAGTGTATCAAAGCATATTATGAAAAGACAGGGAGAAAGGTTGGTTTCAAAGCTGCCGGAGGAATAAGAACTCCGGAAGATGCAATCACGTATCTTGCTATCACTCAAAGTATTTTGGGCAGAGAATGGGCAACTCCAAAATTGTTCCGCCTTGGTGCAAGCGGACTTGCAAACAATTTGCTGAGTGTTCTTAAAGGAGAGACTGTCAGTTACTTCTAA
- the pheT gene encoding phenylalanine--tRNA ligase subunit beta, with the protein MNISYNWLKEYVKFNLSPDELGRVFNSIGLEVESQEETEEIPGGLAGVIVAEVLECVAHPNSDHLHITKVNTGEGEPLQIVCGAPNVAAGQKVMLATLGTKLTIGGEDVKIKKSKIRGVESFGMLCAEDELGVGTDHSGIMVLPADSKVGTPAKEYFHLKSDTTYSVDITPNRIDASSHIGVARDLAAYLKLNNIGGETTFPSVDAFREGDGEGIKVIVKQGDAAPRYSGVTLKNIKVKESPEWLKSKLLSIGLRPINNIVDITNFVMMETGNPMHAFDASKIKGGQIVVDFCKQGTKFTTLDGVERELSDKDLMICNAEEPMCMAGVFGGLDSGVKDETTSIFFESAYFNPTCIRKTSKRHTLKTDASFRYERGCDPAITLYALKRAALLAQELAGGEVVGKVQDVVSKPVEKKIVELNYARMEALIGKKIGADTIKKILEYQEMEFVNSTPEGCTVKVPTYRVDVYRECDVVEDVLRIYGYNNVDLPDHMRCSVNVAPKPDPERIRMIASEYLSANGFMEMMNNSLTKSEYYDSLLTYPRKNCVMIYNPLSSDLNCMRQTLILNGLEVIAYNIHRQQTELKLYEVGNAYFFNPDYVKQEDEKSSLKAYNERPKFAMFITGEGQKGWRNSTVGGDYFSLKGYMELLLKKFGVELKDLDYCGAPADIFSDGLSYKVQGGKEIAVMGTVSAALLRKFGIKQKVYAAEISWDVLLKKIKSNKMSFTELPKYPEVRRDLALLLDYDVSFADIRKVAYSVEKKVLKEMSLFDVYTGDKIPEGKKQYAINFVLQDPDRTLTDQAVEAIMSKLLETFKKEFKAELR; encoded by the coding sequence ATGAATATATCTTACAATTGGTTAAAGGAGTATGTTAAGTTTAATCTTTCACCGGATGAACTGGGAAGGGTATTTAACAGCATTGGCCTGGAGGTTGAGTCTCAGGAAGAGACAGAGGAAATTCCCGGAGGTCTTGCAGGTGTGATAGTTGCAGAGGTCTTGGAGTGCGTTGCGCATCCAAATTCTGACCATCTTCATATCACAAAAGTAAATACCGGAGAGGGAGAGCCGCTGCAGATTGTTTGCGGAGCGCCAAATGTCGCTGCCGGTCAGAAAGTTATGCTTGCCACTCTTGGTACTAAGCTCACGATAGGCGGAGAAGATGTCAAGATTAAAAAATCTAAAATTCGCGGAGTAGAATCTTTTGGAATGTTGTGTGCTGAGGATGAACTTGGAGTTGGAACAGATCATAGCGGCATCATGGTGTTGCCTGCTGATTCAAAGGTGGGTACGCCGGCCAAAGAGTATTTTCATTTGAAGTCAGATACTACTTACAGCGTAGATATTACACCTAACAGAATAGACGCCTCATCTCATATCGGAGTTGCGCGTGACCTTGCTGCTTATTTGAAGCTCAACAACATAGGAGGAGAGACAACATTTCCTTCAGTTGACGCATTCAGGGAGGGTGACGGAGAAGGAATAAAAGTGATTGTAAAACAGGGCGATGCAGCTCCGCGTTACAGCGGCGTTACGCTTAAAAATATTAAAGTTAAAGAGTCTCCGGAATGGCTTAAGAGCAAGCTGCTTTCAATTGGCTTGCGTCCAATCAACAACATTGTGGACATCACAAATTTTGTGATGATGGAGACGGGAAATCCAATGCATGCATTTGATGCCTCAAAAATAAAAGGCGGTCAAATTGTTGTAGATTTTTGCAAGCAGGGAACTAAGTTTACAACGTTGGATGGCGTTGAGAGAGAGCTGTCTGACAAGGACTTAATGATTTGCAATGCAGAGGAGCCTATGTGCATGGCGGGAGTTTTTGGAGGTCTGGACAGCGGCGTTAAAGATGAGACAACTTCTATATTTTTTGAGAGCGCTTATTTTAATCCAACGTGCATCAGAAAAACTTCTAAGCGCCACACTTTAAAGACCGACGCTTCATTCAGATATGAGAGAGGATGTGATCCTGCCATCACACTTTATGCGCTTAAACGCGCGGCTCTGCTGGCTCAGGAACTTGCTGGTGGAGAGGTTGTTGGAAAGGTGCAGGATGTTGTTTCAAAACCTGTCGAGAAGAAAATAGTAGAACTAAATTATGCAAGAATGGAGGCGCTTATTGGAAAGAAAATTGGCGCTGACACAATAAAGAAAATTCTGGAGTATCAGGAGATGGAATTTGTTAATTCTACTCCGGAAGGCTGTACTGTAAAAGTGCCGACATACAGAGTTGATGTGTACAGGGAATGTGATGTGGTTGAGGATGTTCTGAGAATTTACGGGTATAACAACGTGGACCTTCCGGACCACATGAGATGCTCGGTAAATGTTGCGCCAAAACCGGATCCTGAGAGAATAAGAATGATTGCTTCTGAATATCTTTCTGCAAACGGATTTATGGAGATGATGAATAACTCTCTGACAAAGAGCGAGTACTATGATTCTCTTCTAACTTATCCGCGCAAAAACTGCGTGATGATTTACAATCCGCTTAGTTCAGATTTAAATTGCATGCGCCAGACTTTGATTCTTAACGGCCTGGAGGTAATTGCGTATAACATTCACCGTCAGCAGACTGAGCTGAAACTTTACGAGGTTGGAAATGCCTATTTCTTTAATCCCGATTATGTAAAGCAGGAGGATGAGAAGAGTTCGCTAAAGGCTTATAATGAGCGTCCTAAGTTTGCAATGTTTATTACCGGAGAGGGGCAGAAAGGGTGGAGAAACAGTACGGTTGGAGGAGATTATTTCTCTTTGAAAGGCTATATGGAACTGCTGCTCAAGAAGTTTGGAGTAGAGCTTAAGGACCTGGATTATTGCGGCGCACCTGCCGATATATTCTCCGACGGTCTTTCATATAAAGTCCAGGGAGGAAAAGAAATTGCTGTAATGGGCACCGTATCAGCTGCCTTATTGCGCAAGTTCGGAATTAAGCAGAAAGTTTATGCTGCGGAAATTTCTTGGGATGTGCTGCTTAAGAAGATAAAGAGCAACAAGATGTCCTTTACGGAATTGCCTAAATATCCGGAGGTTAGAAGGGATTTGGCTTTGTTGCTGGATTATGATGTTTCATTTGCAGATATTCGCAAGGTTGCGTATTCTGTTGAGAAGAAGGTGCTTAAGGAGATGTCATTGTTTGATGTTTATACCGGGGATAAAATTCCGGAGGGCAAGAAGCAGTATGCGATTAATTTTGTTTTGCAGGATCCCGACAGGACTCTTACAGACCAGGCGGTTGAGGCTATCATGAGTAAGTTGCTTGAGACATTCAAAAAAGAATTTAAGGCTGAACTCAGATAA
- the ftsY gene encoding signal recognition particle-docking protein FtsY, translating into MGLFSHKKKDSTSSTGLELGLTKTRRGLFERISRAILGKVSVDGEVLDNIEEALIASDVGIDTTSKIIERLQKRVEKEKVVGTDKVMQVLKEEVEDMLNTSPDSNAAQSVGDLSQIIDFSKKPYVIMVVGVNGVGKTTTIGKIAAQLKEQGKKVILGAADTFRAAAVEQLDIWAHRAGVEIVKQQMGSDPAAVAYDTVNSAVAQNADVVLVDTAGRLQNKVNLMNELTKIKNVMRKVVPDAPQEVLLVLDGSTGQNAFIQAREFSKATQITALAVTKLDGTAKGGVVIGIANELQIPVKFVGVGEKVEDLQIFDKKAFVESIFE; encoded by the coding sequence ATGGGACTATTCTCACATAAGAAAAAAGATTCAACAAGTAGCACCGGACTGGAGCTGGGTTTGACAAAGACTCGGCGCGGATTGTTTGAGCGTATTTCTCGTGCAATCCTGGGCAAAGTTAGCGTGGATGGCGAGGTGCTGGATAACATAGAAGAGGCGCTGATTGCTTCTGATGTGGGTATTGATACTACTTCAAAAATTATTGAACGCTTGCAGAAACGTGTTGAGAAAGAGAAGGTTGTAGGGACGGATAAAGTTATGCAGGTGTTAAAGGAGGAGGTAGAAGATATGCTCAATACTTCTCCCGACAGCAACGCAGCGCAGTCTGTCGGTGATCTGTCTCAAATAATTGATTTTAGCAAGAAGCCGTATGTCATTATGGTTGTAGGAGTTAACGGAGTAGGAAAGACAACTACAATAGGGAAAATTGCAGCGCAGCTTAAGGAGCAGGGGAAGAAAGTCATATTGGGAGCTGCGGATACGTTCCGTGCCGCGGCGGTGGAACAACTTGATATTTGGGCACATAGGGCAGGAGTGGAGATTGTGAAACAGCAGATGGGTTCTGACCCCGCTGCAGTTGCTTATGACACAGTTAATTCCGCGGTTGCTCAAAATGCGGACGTAGTGCTGGTGGATACTGCCGGACGCTTGCAAAACAAAGTGAATCTGATGAATGAGCTCACAAAAATCAAAAACGTAATGAGAAAAGTTGTGCCGGATGCACCGCAGGAAGTCCTTTTAGTTCTTGACGGTTCAACGGGGCAAAATGCTTTTATCCAGGCGCGCGAGTTCTCAAAAGCAACGCAGATAACTGCGCTGGCTGTCACCAAGTTAGATGGCACTGCAAAAGGCGGGGTTGTGATTGGAATTGCAAATGAGCTGCAGATTCCTGTGAAGTTTGTTGGAGTGGGGGAGAAAGTTGAGGATTTGCAAATCTTTGATAAGAAGGCATTTGTGGAATCTATTTTTGAGTAG
- a CDS encoding DUF4295 domain-containing protein, translating to MAKKVVATFSGDKSQAKNVVKCIRMVKSQKTGSYYFEEEIVPIGKEKEFLAGKKN from the coding sequence ATGGCAAAGAAAGTAGTAGCAACATTCAGCGGTGACAAGTCACAGGCTAAAAATGTTGTAAAATGCATTCGCATGGTCAAGTCTCAGAAGACCGGCTCCTACTATTTTGAGGAGGAGATAGTTCCTATAGGCAAAGAGAAAGAATTTCTTGCAGGAAAAAAGAACTAA
- the rpmG gene encoding 50S ribosomal protein L33, with translation MPKKDNRIQVILECTEQRASGVPGMSRYITTKNKKNTTQRLERKKYNPYLKRVTLHREVK, from the coding sequence ATGCCAAAGAAAGATAACAGAATCCAAGTGATTCTAGAATGCACAGAGCAAAGAGCAAGCGGTGTACCGGGAATGAGCAGATACATCACAACAAAAAATAAAAAGAATACAACTCAACGTTTGGAGCGCAAAAAGTATAACCCTTATCTTAAGAGAGTTACGCTTCACAGAGAGGTTAAATAA
- the rpmB gene encoding 50S ribosomal protein L28 — protein MAKVCQVTGKKRMIGNNVSHSKKRSKRQFDLNLREKKFWLESEHRFVTLKVSAAGIRNINKNGLEAVLKNSMEKGYIDIV, from the coding sequence ATGGCAAAAGTTTGTCAGGTCACAGGAAAAAAGAGAATGATTGGAAACAATGTTTCCCACTCTAAGAAGCGCAGCAAGCGCCAGTTTGACCTAAATCTTAGAGAGAAGAAATTCTGGCTGGAAAGCGAGCACAGATTCGTTACTCTTAAAGTTTCTGCAGCAGGAATCAGAAACATTAACAAGAATGGTCTAGAGGCTGTTCTAAAGAATTCAATGGAAAAAGGTTACATAGATATTGTGTAA
- the lepB gene encoding signal peptidase I, producing the protein MDFFRNKWFKFALWGGLYLLWVIWLGNYWWLLGLLIIFDIYITKKVHWAFWKRKKKNVSGSATGSSVTGGNAPAGRTTTADAVLDWVDAIIFAVIAAMVIKIFWFEAYTIPSSSMEKTLFTGDYLFVSKVAYGPKVPETPISVPLVHNTMPLSGKESYSTIIENKYRRLKGFGHVKRDDIVVFAFPDGDTVLKKDPQADYYQIVRLNNNDREFVKTSYGPIIVRPRDKKDNYVKRCVAVAGDVLQVINGQVFVNGVAEKPHSGMQSSWTVVTKGDQINSQILDEMNVNPDDVYYDSSLPGYTDLPLTKEDAARIKKLPIVVSMKENIDVYPPDYPDSPIMLFPFTDVVKWTRDNYGPIWIPRKGASVYLNKTTLPFYYRLITSYEGNKLEVKGNDILVNGTVATTYTFKQNYYWMMGDNRHNSLDSRYWGFVPEDHIVGTPSIVWWSSNKAKHFPSNIRWSRLLKGVRHI; encoded by the coding sequence GTGGACTTTTTTAGGAACAAATGGTTTAAGTTTGCCCTTTGGGGAGGCTTGTACCTTTTGTGGGTTATATGGCTTGGAAATTATTGGTGGCTTTTAGGCCTGCTGATAATCTTTGACATATACATCACAAAGAAGGTGCACTGGGCCTTTTGGAAGCGCAAAAAGAAGAATGTATCTGGCTCAGCGACAGGTAGTTCTGTGACGGGCGGCAATGCGCCGGCAGGCAGAACAACTACTGCTGATGCAGTGCTGGACTGGGTGGATGCTATAATCTTTGCGGTAATTGCCGCAATGGTTATAAAAATCTTCTGGTTTGAAGCCTATACAATTCCTTCATCCTCAATGGAAAAAACACTTTTCACCGGGGACTATCTGTTTGTTTCTAAAGTTGCCTACGGACCAAAAGTTCCGGAGACACCAATCTCTGTTCCGCTGGTACACAACACAATGCCGCTTTCAGGCAAAGAGTCATATTCTACCATTATAGAGAATAAGTACCGCAGGCTCAAGGGGTTTGGCCATGTTAAAAGAGATGATATTGTTGTCTTTGCTTTTCCCGACGGTGATACTGTTTTGAAGAAAGACCCGCAAGCTGATTACTATCAGATTGTTAGGCTGAACAACAATGACCGCGAGTTTGTAAAAACTTCCTACGGACCAATCATTGTCCGCCCAAGAGACAAGAAAGACAATTACGTTAAAAGATGTGTGGCTGTTGCAGGAGATGTGCTGCAGGTAATTAACGGACAGGTATTTGTAAACGGCGTAGCTGAGAAGCCTCACTCCGGCATGCAAAGTTCCTGGACCGTAGTTACAAAGGGGGACCAAATCAATTCCCAAATTTTGGATGAGATGAACGTAAACCCGGATGATGTTTACTATGACTCATCACTTCCCGGATATACGGATTTACCTCTTACGAAGGAAGATGCGGCAAGAATTAAGAAGCTCCCGATAGTTGTATCCATGAAGGAGAACATAGATGTTTATCCTCCGGATTATCCCGATTCTCCAATTATGCTGTTTCCGTTTACGGACGTAGTAAAGTGGACCAGAGATAATTACGGACCAATTTGGATACCGCGCAAAGGAGCATCTGTTTACCTTAACAAGACTACTCTTCCATTCTACTACAGGCTTATTACCTCTTATGAAGGCAACAAGCTGGAGGTAAAAGGGAATGACATATTGGTAAATGGAACTGTCGCGACTACCTACACATTTAAGCAAAATTATTACTGGATGATGGGAGATAACAGACATAACTCCTTGGATTCCAGGTATTGGGGCTTTGTTCCGGAAGACCACATTGTGGGAACACCTTCAATTGTCTGGTGGTCCAGCAACAAAGCAAAACATTTTCCATCTAACATAAGATGGAGCAGATTATTAAAAGGGGTAAGGCATATTTAA
- the rplT gene encoding 50S ribosomal protein L20 yields MPRSSNSVASHARRKKILKQTKGNFHARANVYTVAKNTLEKGMTYAYNDRKDKKKSYRVLWIQRINAAARAYGMTYSQFIGKLAKSNVGLNRKVLADLAMNNPKAFETVIKSLK; encoded by the coding sequence ATGCCAAGAAGTTCTAATTCGGTAGCATCACATGCACGCCGTAAAAAAATTTTAAAACAGACCAAAGGCAATTTCCACGCAAGAGCTAACGTCTACACCGTAGCAAAGAATACTCTTGAGAAGGGAATGACTTATGCCTACAACGACAGGAAGGATAAGAAAAAGAGCTACAGAGTTCTTTGGATCCAAAGAATCAATGCTGCTGCCCGCGCTTACGGAATGACTTATTCTCAGTTTATCGGCAAGCTTGCTAAAAGCAATGTCGGTCTAAACCGCAAAGTCCTAGCTGACCTTGCAATGAATAATCCTAAGGCGTTCGAGACAGTTATCAAATCTCTTAAATAG
- the rpmI gene encoding 50S ribosomal protein L35, with the protein MPKLKTNSGSKKRFVLTGSGKVKRQHAFHSHILTKKTTKQKRNLCYSGVVAKPDEKRVKKLILS; encoded by the coding sequence ATGCCAAAATTAAAGACCAATTCCGGTTCCAAAAAGCGTTTTGTGCTTACCGGATCGGGTAAAGTAAAAAGACAGCATGCTTTTCACAGTCACATTCTTACAAAGAAGACTACAAAGCAAAAAAGAAATCTGTGCTACTCAGGCGTAGTTGCCAAGCCAGATGAGAAGAGAGTAAAGAAGCTGATACTTTCTTAA